From a single Flavobacteriales bacterium genomic region:
- a CDS encoding T9SS type B sorting domain-containing protein, which yields IDPNTTEFSIFDRWGTQIYYTEDGTPWDGRYKGEYAIQDTYVYKFNCKDVLGDPHEYIGHFFLLR from the coding sequence GTATTGATCCAAACACTACGGAGTTTTCGATCTTCGACAGATGGGGAACTCAAATTTACTATACTGAAGATGGGACGCCTTGGGATGGGCGTTACAAAGGTGAATATGCTATCCAAGATACTTATGTCTATAAGTTTAACTGTAAAGACGTGCTTGGTGATCCGCATGAGTATATTGGACATTTCTTTTTACTGAGGTAG